The sequence CATCACACGCTTCCTTCTTCCTACATCACCTGCTTATCATGTATCTTTACATGAAATGTTTAAGGGGagggtgcaaaaaaaaaataatatttttttcttacaaacatTAACACATCTTGACACTATAAATTCAGTATTTATGGAGCGTTGAGCAATGCCAAGTTCTCGTCCTGCCAGTCTACCCGTTTTCTTTAGTATTCCGTCTTTCTATGTCATGACCGTCCACTGCTAGCCACAAAATGACTTCTGTTGACAATTATTAACCCTCTGGATGCCAGAAGGGAACCACAgctaatacaatataaaatcatCCTAATTTTCAAATATGAACACTATCCATTTGTTATTCACAGAAGAAAATAATTCCAGAAAATGCGCGCTAACAGGAACTATGTGTGTACAGACTGCCATTCACCAAGCTTTTACTACAGAAAGTGGGACCAACTGGTATCACGGACTCTCAGcacataatatatgttttagatCGTATGTCGACTGTTCTTCTCAGAACAAAACATTACAGATTGAGCAAGTCCCCATAAAAGCGGTTTAAAAGTACAGAAAAACTTtataacataaataacaaaaacgTGTAGCAGCACGGGGTCTATACAGAATGTAAGAGCACATCCGTGTACGGCACGCAGACACATTCAGTTCAGTAGCATTAGTCTTTGGATTGTGTGTTGGGCTTCTGCCGAGACGACCGATTATTGCATTCATCAGAAGGAACGGCGTAGATTCAGCATCTGTTCCCCGCACACTTAGTGAATATGTTTAGGACCGGTCTCCTCCATTGATTGGCAAAACCCAAACTTTTCTTATGAAACAAAAGAGCTATTAACGAGGCTATCTTCTTGTGCTTTATAACCCAGTGGATTGACCTGAAACACAACCTATTCATCAACCTAAACAAATAAAGCCCCATTAAACGGATGTCGCTGCACAGGACTGGAAGGAAAATGATTCCGAGAGCAAATCTTGTTTGTGACCTAAACCCCAGAATTGTCACACAGAGGAGgtctaataatattaaaataatgttaaaacgTTAAGTGCTTTTAATCTTTGGAGGTTTTTGAAATGTATCTACAACACACGCTGGTGGATGTTACACCCGCAGTAACACAATTCACATCTTTTGTTTAATGTTCCGATCCACGACGTATGTTTACGTATTCATGGGTCCAATGCCCTAAAAACGGAAGATCCATCGCGGAAAACGTGAACTAcgtttgctttttatttctcaCAGGCAGCTCCTCCGCAGGGTTCTCTAACGGCATTTCATTGTCTTTATTGAGTTTTctcagttttgttttgtttttttgggtagAAAAGGTAAGGGAAGATTTGTTGAATTCTAGGGAGAAGACACCCACGTCTCCATCAAATCTGTTCTTGGCAACTTGAATGTGTCTTTTGCCTGGGCCAGAGACCAGCTTGCGATCTTGAAGTATGAGAACGTTATCAGCCTCCTGGCTAGCCTGGAATCaagacaaatatattaaaattcatAGCGGGAAACACACTTTATTCAGCTCCCTAAAGATATGACTGGTTTTGGTttttatcatttcatttattttaatggaatagcTTACTTTTGCTGAGCCAAAGATAGAGGAGGTTTGCAATTCCTTATCATCGTCTTCTTTCCGGGGGTGAATGACCAGAGTCACATGGCAACTATTATCAGTGGCGAACTTCCTGAAGGCACCAACCATGTAGTCTTGAACTGCAAACCTAGAACCAAAGTGTGAAAAGGGGGGACTAGCTTACATGGAATTTAGAGGAACAGCCATTTGGCTCGCAGAAAAATGAACCATTCCCCATTGGTTATTTAGGAGAGTTTGCCGTCACCAAGCTTCTTACACAGGCTTTGAGGTCATAGACCAGCCAGCAGAGGAATACGCTTGGAGATGGCGGACGCCATAATACGAAAAGATAGTATAGACAAAAAATATCTTGAGTACAGaccaaaacattaaacatgggcagtAAGATGGAACACACGGCCCAAGTCAGACTATTCATAGATTTAGGTTATAGAGATGTGCTCTACAAGTACCTTGAGATACGTAGAGTTTAAGTCAATATCattcttttatatagctccatcgtATAGTACAAAAGGCGTTTTAAATGgtcctttaaattaaaattaaaaaaactgattGATTGTTTTAAATATCGAGTTGGGCTGCGATTTggagacaaaaacaaaatatgaaaagttGGCATCAAACATTTAAATGAGAGGTTCGTACTATAACCTTACTTATCGGTAAAGAGGTTTTCCTGGCCCATCATAAACTGCAGATTATCGATGATGACATGATTGATGTCATACATGTACACGGCATGCTGCATGGTATCCAACACCAACCTGGACAAAGTAAGGATAATAGATTATTGTAGGAAACCAAAAACAGAGGAGTTTCAGAATCAGCAAGAAATTCTAAGCACACAACTAGGTTAGAAAACGGCACTAATACCCACATTACAGACGTGTCATAGAACAACATATTGTCATGCTGGGATAGTCAAAACAAATTGTGAGATTAATACTTTCCCGTCATGTGAACTATTCATAAAATCCTAgccactctcctccctgccccATAAGACCTGCATGATGCAGTCTCTGATACAATAAGTCTTCACACGACACCCATGGACTTGCAACAACATTCAGATTTCATCATCTCTGTGATGCCATTTCTACGATGAACTAAACACCCGTCCCTCTTCAATCAGAACGAGACTTGCTTATACAGAACATGGACAGAAAAACTGGCAACCATGTATCCAAAAGAACCTATTATAACATTCTCCATGGGATGCACATTTGTTTTTGCTGGCTTGCAGCACTGACTCTCAGAAGTCTTCTCTACCTACAGAGTTAATTCACCTTAAATCTCACATACTGAGCCAATATGCGTGTGATAATTTTGTGTGATAAAGCGTTGCTGCCTTACTTGATATTTTGTTGCCCGTGGAAAGTCATGAAATAAAGCGGTAGGTCCTCAAACCGATCAGCCCACTCGTCGTATTTGTCCAACTGTTCCTCCAGTCTCAGAAGAGAGAACTGCGTCAGCATAAGCTTGGCCAGACGCACATTGTTGATTTCAAAGCTTCCCCACAAGGTGCTGACTCCTTGGATACATAAATCCAGGGCATACTCGCTGATGAATGTGGTTTTGCCACTTCCAGTAGGGCCttcatgggttaaaaaaaatgcaattaggttaacatgaaaacaaatgctCGATTATATAGACGTTCTTTAACTTCATAAGCGGCTATTGACGTGAGTTTCGTGCGTAAAGTGAAAACGTAGCCAAGAGATAAAAGTCAAAAACACATCAAGAGCTAAACTACTTTACTAAAGCCAatcatacggtatatatacaaattaggagaaaaataataaaataaataaaacgtcAAAAAACTTGAACAGTAGCTCACTGGTTCTATGAATTTCAGGTTAAAGTAATCACTGGGGCCACACTGGAACAAAGGCACTGTGGGCACCGGTTGCTGTTTTGTGATTATATTGGGCTTGTGATAGGGCACAATCAGAGGGCGTTCCTGAACGGGGGGAACCTGGCTTTAAGACACATCTTTAGAACCGGGATCTCCCACCACCCGCGGCTCTGGAACTTGAGCCCGGCTACCCTGTGGACTATTCCCGGGGACCTTTCCAGCGAAGGAGCTCACGGTCCTGACCGTGGATCGAGTCGCTTTTTGAAACATAACACCCTTGGACCCTGAGCGGGTATTGTGTGTCTTCTGTTCCAGGGTAAATGAAGTTTGGCCAATCCATCATCATAATCCAAGCCGCCCATTCCCTTAATTCAGTATCTTTTTTGTACTCTCTGCAATCCGcccaataaaaacaaacacaaatacatataacGCATTAAGAAAACATTCAAATCCCTCCCATGTACCTGTAAACACAGTCAGCTCCCCTTTACGATGTCCCTTCAATAGCTTATTGAGCTCTGGGAATCTGGCCCATTTGATTCCAGAAATCTGTTCTACGTTTTCCAGCTGACCAAATACCTCCTCCCTCAGTTGGCGGAACGAAATGATAGATTTGTGGCTGGCGGGGAGGGATGCCTTCAGTATTTTACTTAGGTTTAAGCCATCGTTCAGTGCCTTTAGGGGAGTAGGCTGTTTGTCTCCGGGTCTGATCAGCGAACATCTCTTAAGGTTTAATTTCCGAGCGAAACGTTTGGAGGCTTCCCACGCCTGTAGGTCATCTCCGAGCCACAACGTGATTCGTTTGAATTGCTCCAGATAGGGCAACAAGACAGGAGGCAAACAGTTTATACCACGAGGCAATGAGACCGTAGTTAATCCAGTGGCTTGGTGCACGGCTAAGCTGTCCACTTCCCTGCTGGTGATCACGACCTCTGCCTCTTTCTTACCAGTTACACAAAGCCCAAACAAATTATGGTACCGAGCTGACCTGGGGATGGTTGTTTCGACGTAACGGACAGTCTGTTGCTGGTACTCGGCAGATAAgagctttaaccctttcagggtgGAGTCCCTGGGACTGGTCCATGGGAACACCAGGCTTTTAGTCGGAAAGTAACACTTCACTCCAAACTTCTTTAGCGTACCGTTAGGAATCTTAGAAATGCTGAACATGGTTTTGACGAGCTGCGCGTCTCCTTCTTCAAGGTCAGAAAACCACGCCGCTCTGTCCCATATCCTGCGCGCCTCGGCGTCGTTAAACTGCTCTTCTGCGGATTCGCTGTCGCTGTCGGCCAGGTAGCCGGCGATGCAGTCGGGGCTGAGAAAGGAGCAGTCCTCTTTCTGCAGCAGCTCAATGCTATCCTGATaatcctcccaggacccttccAGTAAGGTGTCTTTACAAAGGAAGCGCCCGGTGGTCTTGTCGATGAACAAGCAGTTGTCGCGGTTGGGCGTGAAGGGACTGGGGACATGGAGGCAGCTGTAACCATCATGAAACGAGATGTTTTTGGCCCGCAGGTACTGGCGAATTTCTGTCACGGTCACCGGGCATAACGACGTATCTAAGGTGGACAGAAGGTCCTTTTTAAAGTTCCTGCTGTGGGCTTTAATGATACTGTCGATGTTTCCATAGTTGAGACCAGATTTTTTCATACAGTGGGGGGTAACCTTATAACCCCTGGCCGGTACACGATTACATACCGTGCAGGAACCCCAGGGAATAAGTTTTAAAATCTTGGGGGCCACACACCTCATTGAGAGCCACATTAAACCTTAGAAGCAGAGTCCAGCTTCAGAGGGACTTGGCGCAAACAACCTTAAGACGTGATCTACGGAAGGTACTCTGTAGAGCCGGTCGGTACCGCATTGCAGGCCGTAACTACGCGGTCACTCTGGCTCCGGGGACAACGTGAGGCGAGAAATCTCTGTAGTACTGATACACATGTGTTTACAGGACAACGCCATGACACATTTGACCTGAGAATTGGCGGCACTGACGTCACTTTCCTCACGTTCCGGAACATAAACAGAGCACTGGAGTTGCTGAGGCCTCCGTCACGTGACCCGTACTTCCCGCGGCGGTAAATCTGATTAAAACCATCGTGGAGCGAGCACTTTGCGCTCGGATTTCTGTCTCTAATGTATTATAAAGAAAAGCGACTGAAACGCGGCCGAAGCCTTTGTATGTCCCTAAAAAAGATTAGGTTTCCCAAATCAAATATGGCCGCCGCTCACTCGTAGGCGTGATTCGCGAGCTGGCGCTCGTGACAGACTACATCCGGGTCACAGATGCACGGCGTCTGGGGTGATCCAAGGGTGAAGTTGTGTTTCTTTGGGCCTCGC comes from Spea bombifrons isolate aSpeBom1 chromosome 11, aSpeBom1.2.pri, whole genome shotgun sequence and encodes:
- the TWNK gene encoding twinkle mtDNA helicase; its protein translation is MWLSMRCVAPKILKLIPWGSCTVCNRVPARGYKVTPHCMKKSGLNYGNIDSIIKAHSRNFKKDLLSTLDTSLCPVTVTEIRQYLRAKNISFHDGYSCLHVPSPFTPNRDNCLFIDKTTGRFLCKDTLLEGSWEDYQDSIELLQKEDCSFLSPDCIAGYLADSDSESAEEQFNDAEARRIWDRAAWFSDLEEGDAQLVKTMFSISKIPNGTLKKFGVKCYFPTKSLVFPWTSPRDSTLKGLKLLSAEYQQQTVRYVETTIPRSARYHNLFGLCVTGKKEAEVVITSREVDSLAVHQATGLTTVSLPRGINCLPPVLLPYLEQFKRITLWLGDDLQAWEASKRFARKLNLKRCSLIRPGDKQPTPLKALNDGLNLSKILKASLPASHKSIISFRQLREEVFGQLENVEQISGIKWARFPELNKLLKGHRKGELTVFTGPTGSGKTTFISEYALDLCIQGVSTLWGSFEINNVRLAKLMLTQFSLLRLEEQLDKYDEWADRFEDLPLYFMTFHGQQNIKLVLDTMQHAVYMYDINHVIIDNLQFMMGQENLFTDKFAVQDYMVGAFRKFATDNSCHVTLVIHPRKEDDDKELQTSSIFGSAKASQEADNVLILQDRKLVSGPGKRHIQVAKNRFDGDVGVFSLEFNKSSLTFSTQKNKTKLRKLNKDNEMPLENPAEELPVRNKKQT